The following are encoded together in the Flavihumibacter fluvii genome:
- a CDS encoding winged helix-turn-helix domain-containing protein, with protein sequence MKNPIEHLNRIFDSRIRLGIMSALMVNESVNFNDLKELISVTDGNLASHLKTLEENNYVKVSKGFIGRKTNTTYSVTKNGEKAFKLHLEALEKMIRSIY encoded by the coding sequence ATGAAGAATCCCATTGAACATTTAAATAGAATATTTGACAGCCGTATCCGTCTGGGTATCATGAGCGCATTGATGGTGAATGAATCGGTCAACTTTAATGATTTAAAAGAACTGATCAGTGTCACAGACGGCAATCTTGCATCCCACCTGAAAACACTGGAAGAAAATAATTATGTAAAAGTATCCAAAGGATTTATTGGCCGTAAAACAAATACCACTTATTCGGTTACAAAAAACGGTGAAAAAGCCTTCAAACTGCACCTCGAAGCACTTGAAAAAATGATCCGGTCAATTTATTAA
- a CDS encoding MbnP family protein, whose translation MKKTLLFTLVSLLLLVACKKENSTEKEPSASIEIRFHPTFNGEPMQLNTQYTNSYGESFSITTLKFYTGQYALGDGQSETANLAGGEPYFLSDYSNPNTLSFTSPIKPGTYNELKFLIGVDSARNVSGVQSGALDPANGMFWTWNSGYIYTKIEGTSPVSNQPNGKIEYHIGGFQSPFSAIRQYTAQLTAPDKWELGVGQKISFDISLSLDRFFNGDFPLRITDFPVCTTPGELSANIADNIANAFLVTSFEIK comes from the coding sequence ATGAAAAAGACCCTATTATTTACCCTGGTCAGTTTATTATTACTGGTAGCGTGTAAAAAAGAAAACAGTACAGAAAAGGAGCCTTCTGCCTCTATCGAGATCCGTTTCCACCCGACTTTCAATGGTGAGCCAATGCAGTTAAATACCCAGTATACGAATAGTTATGGTGAGTCATTTTCAATTACAACTTTGAAATTTTACACCGGTCAGTATGCTTTAGGAGATGGACAGTCTGAAACAGCAAACCTTGCAGGCGGGGAACCTTATTTCCTGTCAGATTATTCAAACCCCAACACGCTAAGTTTTACCAGTCCAATTAAACCCGGCACTTATAATGAACTTAAGTTTTTAATCGGGGTGGATAGTGCCCGGAACGTAAGCGGGGTTCAATCGGGCGCCCTGGATCCTGCAAATGGGATGTTCTGGACCTGGAATAGCGGCTATATTTATACAAAGATAGAAGGCACCTCTCCTGTATCTAACCAGCCCAATGGGAAAATAGAATACCATATAGGCGGGTTTCAGTCCCCATTCAGCGCTATAAGGCAATATACAGCGCAATTGACTGCTCCGGATAAATGGGAATTGGGTGTGGGACAAAAAATCAGTTTTGATATCAGTCTTTCCCTGGATCGCTTTTTTAATGGTGATTTCCCATTGAGGATAACCGACTTCCCAGTATGTACAACTCCTGGGGAATTGTCGGCCAATATTGCTGATAATATCGCTAACGCTTTTTTAGTCACCAGTTTTGAAATCAAATAA
- a CDS encoding MBL fold metallo-hydrolase produces the protein MLTVQHFEFSPIMENTYVLYNESGDCIIIDPGCYDEREEQSLKAFIANHHLHPKYLLNTHCHLDHVFGNRYVHETWKLELYLHPNEKIVLDYAPEAGKRWNLPFSNYSGPLHYIRAGDTISLGNDELLVIEAPGHSPGHVCFYCAAQQFVIGGDVLFRSSIGRTDLPGGNHSQLLESIRTQLFTLPDAVRVYPGHGTSTTIGYEKRSNPFLVDRE, from the coding sequence ATGTTAACAGTCCAGCATTTTGAATTCAGTCCTATTATGGAAAACACCTATGTATTGTACAATGAATCAGGTGATTGCATAATTATTGATCCCGGTTGTTATGACGAGCGGGAAGAACAGTCCCTGAAGGCCTTTATAGCTAACCATCACCTGCATCCGAAGTACCTGCTGAACACGCACTGCCACCTGGATCATGTATTCGGCAACCGCTATGTTCACGAAACATGGAAACTTGAACTATACCTGCATCCAAATGAAAAAATCGTGCTGGATTATGCCCCTGAGGCCGGAAAAAGGTGGAATCTGCCATTTTCCAATTACAGCGGACCCCTGCATTATATACGGGCAGGGGATACCATTAGTTTGGGAAACGATGAATTATTAGTAATTGAAGCACCGGGTCACTCACCCGGCCATGTATGTTTTTATTGTGCCGCCCAACAATTTGTGATCGGGGGGGATGTCCTGTTCCGCAGCAGCATTGGCAGAACCGACTTGCCCGGCGGGAACCATTCCCAGCTATTGGAAAGTATCCGCACCCAACTATTTACCCTGCCTGATGCAGTACGGGTCTATCCCGGGCATGGAACCTCTACAACAATTGGCTATGAGAAGAGAAGCAACCCTTTTTTAGTGGATCGTGAATAA
- a CDS encoding cytochrome-c peroxidase produces MHIISSIKKIACITLIMLMFVACRKSEGGNPAPTALTFPHPAGWPETKYNFAQNPLTKEGFELGRKLFFDGRLSKDGNFPCASCHQPFAAFATFDHDLSHGFNNQFTTRNATALFNLAWQTEMHHDGGIANLDLQPLAPITAPNEMAETIPAVLEKLSADPEYTQQFKRVFGNEGITTATMTKALSQYMLMLVSASSKYDRVKAGKAIFNVNEAAGYEIFKIKKCNSCHAEPLFTDLSFKDDGLPLNPTLNDIGRMRITGRKEDSLKFRVPSLRNIHLTGPYMHDGRFSSLDDVYEHYNKTNPLSSTERELLTEFFRSLTDSAFVQNPELTEPR; encoded by the coding sequence ATGCACATTATTTCAAGTATAAAAAAAATTGCCTGCATTACTTTGATCATGCTGATGTTTGTTGCCTGCCGGAAATCCGAAGGCGGGAACCCTGCGCCAACAGCATTAACCTTTCCACACCCCGCAGGATGGCCTGAAACAAAATATAATTTTGCCCAAAATCCACTCACAAAGGAAGGTTTTGAATTAGGGCGGAAATTATTTTTTGACGGCAGGCTTTCTAAGGATGGCAACTTCCCCTGCGCCAGTTGCCACCAGCCTTTTGCAGCCTTTGCAACATTTGACCACGACCTGAGCCATGGTTTCAATAACCAGTTTACCACTAGAAATGCAACTGCCCTTTTTAACCTGGCATGGCAAACTGAGATGCATCATGATGGTGGTATTGCCAACCTTGACCTGCAGCCACTGGCACCAATCACCGCCCCAAATGAAATGGCGGAAACAATCCCGGCCGTGCTGGAAAAACTATCAGCAGACCCGGAATATACACAACAATTTAAACGGGTTTTTGGCAATGAGGGAATTACAACCGCCACTATGACCAAGGCACTTTCCCAATATATGCTGATGCTGGTTTCAGCAAGTTCCAAATATGACCGAGTTAAAGCAGGTAAAGCCATTTTTAATGTGAATGAAGCAGCAGGTTATGAGATTTTCAAAATAAAAAAATGCAATAGCTGTCACGCAGAGCCCCTATTCACTGACCTTAGTTTCAAGGATGATGGATTACCACTGAACCCAACATTAAATGATATCGGGCGTATGCGCATCACTGGCAGAAAGGAAGATTCTCTAAAATTCAGGGTACCCAGTTTGCGCAACATCCATCTGACAGGACCATATATGCACGATGGTCGGTTTTCCAGTTTAGACGACGTTTATGAACATTACAACAAGACAAATCCCCTTTCTTCAACTGAAAGAGAATTGCTTACTGAGTTTTTCAGGTCACTTACAGATTCTGCATTTGTGCAAAATCCGGAATTAACCGAACCACGGTAA
- a CDS encoding DUF5686 family protein, with amino-acid sequence MDFRPKYLQLAGLLLILLAPFFTAAQGKTIRGYVKDKLSDERIPFASLNFIQSHHGRLSDSAGGFTFHYDQWPNDTLEITYVGYRDVKIAINQELVTQFSKDGGQTIDLVISMERGKVTAEVIVKRKIDRGYLMWKRIVKHKPSNDRYRFSSFTYELYNKLELDLNRIKKEKLREFGPIKPFEFIFDNVDTSEGQPFLPVYLTETISNYYYQKSPWRTREIIKGVKTIGVNNESISKLLGGTEQNVNVYNNFIPVFDKQYVSPISDNGDAYYNYKVLDSQFVAGKRLIHMQFIPKRKGENTFDGDCWVHDTTWAIQKMTLVLNKEANINFIDKLSLIQEYKQINDSTWFLVKDKFVADIAPIGKSGFGVIGRKTTTYKDIIVNQPFIRDSIARNKVQSEIRFADSAMVKADSYWTGSRHDSLSKNEKAIYAMIDTLQKMPLFKRYVTTINFLATGYRNVGNFEIGPWYNWFTGNQWEGFRMRFDLGTNPKFNKNLYLHGYLAYGFGDKAFKGKLEAKYLISRSPRSYIHGSYTKDLDNGQVYYDDISTDNIFALAIRKQGIPIKFMQVQETKFEYFKEWNPGISATFMGIHKIWDPLLNLPPKELFEGTGAKGNNLTNLELGVRLRFAYNERFLETNFNRFSLGSTYPIVEFLYARGVPGLLNSNYKYDKIYLSVSDYLKIAPLGSLYYNVFGGKVSGTLPYMMLNVIPGNEIYYYNKYAFNLMARWEYIGDRYTGFNIEHNIGNGLFKYIPLTRKLKFRQFWSAKGITTGITEANKELNFNNPYNQFKDLNGKLYLELGTGVDNIFKVFRLDFVWRVLPQPLPEARVSRFGIFGSFRLAF; translated from the coding sequence ATGGATTTTAGACCAAAGTACCTGCAGTTAGCAGGACTGCTGCTTATACTTCTGGCCCCATTTTTCACCGCTGCCCAAGGCAAAACCATCAGGGGTTATGTTAAGGATAAGCTGAGTGACGAAAGGATACCTTTTGCATCCCTGAATTTTATCCAGTCGCACCATGGCCGCCTGTCAGACTCTGCCGGCGGATTCACCTTTCATTATGACCAATGGCCCAATGATACCCTTGAAATCACCTATGTAGGGTACCGCGATGTTAAAATTGCCATCAACCAGGAGCTGGTGACCCAATTCAGTAAGGATGGGGGGCAAACTATTGACCTGGTAATCAGCATGGAAAGAGGTAAAGTGACCGCTGAGGTGATTGTAAAAAGAAAAATTGACCGGGGTTACCTGATGTGGAAACGCATTGTTAAACACAAACCTTCCAACGACCGGTACCGCTTTTCTTCATTTACCTATGAATTATACAACAAGCTTGAACTGGACCTGAACCGCATCAAAAAGGAAAAACTCCGGGAATTTGGCCCAATAAAGCCATTTGAGTTCATTTTCGATAATGTGGATACATCAGAGGGGCAACCCTTCTTACCAGTATACCTAACCGAAACAATTTCCAACTATTATTACCAGAAATCTCCCTGGCGAACGAGAGAAATCATTAAAGGTGTAAAGACCATAGGAGTAAATAATGAAAGTATTAGTAAACTGCTGGGAGGAACGGAACAAAACGTGAACGTTTACAATAATTTCATCCCGGTATTTGATAAACAGTATGTGAGTCCAATCAGTGATAATGGAGACGCTTACTACAATTACAAGGTACTTGACAGCCAGTTTGTGGCAGGAAAGCGGCTGATCCATATGCAATTCATCCCTAAACGAAAGGGTGAAAACACATTCGATGGCGATTGCTGGGTGCATGATACAACATGGGCGATCCAGAAAATGACCCTCGTCCTGAACAAGGAGGCCAATATAAACTTCATCGATAAACTGAGCCTGATCCAGGAATATAAACAGATCAACGACAGTACCTGGTTCCTGGTGAAAGATAAATTTGTTGCAGACATCGCACCGATTGGAAAAAGCGGCTTTGGCGTGATTGGCCGGAAAACCACTACCTATAAGGATATTATAGTGAACCAGCCCTTTATCAGGGATAGTATCGCCAGGAATAAAGTGCAGTCAGAAATCAGGTTTGCAGACAGTGCTATGGTGAAAGCTGACAGTTATTGGACAGGGTCCCGCCATGATTCCCTCAGCAAAAATGAGAAGGCTATCTATGCCATGATCGATACCCTTCAAAAAATGCCTTTGTTTAAAAGGTATGTGACGACCATAAATTTCCTCGCCACCGGCTACAGGAATGTAGGCAATTTTGAAATTGGACCCTGGTATAATTGGTTTACCGGGAACCAATGGGAAGGATTCCGGATGCGCTTCGACCTGGGTACCAACCCTAAATTCAATAAAAACCTTTACCTGCATGGTTACCTGGCCTATGGATTTGGGGACAAGGCCTTCAAAGGAAAACTGGAAGCTAAATACCTGATCAGCCGGTCACCACGCTCGTATATCCATGGCAGCTATACAAAGGACCTTGACAACGGCCAGGTGTATTATGACGATATCAGTACCGATAATATTTTTGCGCTGGCCATCCGTAAACAAGGTATACCCATTAAGTTCATGCAGGTTCAGGAAACAAAATTTGAATATTTTAAGGAGTGGAACCCGGGTATATCCGCCACTTTCATGGGTATCCATAAGATATGGGACCCTTTATTGAATCTCCCCCCCAAAGAATTATTCGAAGGCACTGGCGCGAAAGGTAATAACCTCACAAACCTGGAACTTGGCGTACGCCTGCGTTTTGCCTATAATGAGCGATTTTTAGAAACAAACTTCAACCGCTTTAGCCTGGGTAGTACCTATCCGATTGTTGAGTTCCTTTATGCCCGTGGCGTACCCGGACTGCTGAACAGCAATTACAAGTATGATAAAATTTACCTGAGCGTATCAGACTACCTGAAAATTGCCCCATTAGGCAGTTTATACTACAATGTTTTTGGCGGAAAGGTATCGGGCACCTTGCCATACATGATGCTGAATGTAATTCCCGGAAATGAAATTTACTATTATAATAAATACGCTTTCAACCTGATGGCCAGGTGGGAGTATATTGGTGACCGTTATACCGGGTTTAATATTGAACATAATATCGGTAACGGCTTGTTCAAATACATACCACTGACCCGGAAACTAAAGTTCCGCCAGTTCTGGAGTGCAAAAGGCATTACTACAGGGATCACTGAAGCCAATAAGGAACTCAATTTTAATAACCCCTATAACCAATTCAAGGACCTCAACGGGAAATTATACCTTGAACTCGGTACCGGGGTAGATAATATCTTCAAAGTTTTCAGGCTTGATTTTGTATGGCGGGTTTTACCACAACCACTTCCGGAGGCCCGGGTAAGCCGTTTTGGTATATTCGGAAGTTTCCGCCTTGCATTCTGA
- a CDS encoding lipopolysaccharide biosynthesis protein, which yields MSDIKKLAGQTVWYGVPTIISRFLGYLMNMALPFLFIQPSKTADITQVYAIIPFLNILFTYGLETAYFRFSQEKEKHHLYNTLSVSLFLSTLVFTGLLFLSRHSIAEAASLAEHPEYLTWMCGIIFFDTLATLPFARLRQENRPRRYAFVRMSGIVVNLTIVLLFLGFLPGYVHRNPDSPLKIITNLNIGIGYYLIGNLLGSISTFLLLFRELKDLKWEFDGTLWKEVMKYSYPLIIVGLGGMINDMLSRLVYQHVVDLPPEQAKHELGIFANVYRLAVMITIMIQAFRMAAEPFFFNQSKQDGAQKSYARVMKFFVIACCFMFLLIGLYLDVLKWVITLKSKAWGEGMYIVPILAMGNIFLGIYYNLSIWYKLTGKNLYGAYITIGGAILTIVLNILLIPKFHYLGAAIATFTCYLVMMVSSYLLGQRFYPIPYARKKLLSYITLVALIVMGHRLVTYLYSPLWFSVLTGTIFLLAFTAFVGRIEQKDLVRIPYIGKWVTKLNGKS from the coding sequence TTGAGTGATATAAAAAAACTGGCCGGACAAACTGTATGGTATGGCGTACCCACGATAATTTCCAGGTTCCTGGGCTACCTGATGAATATGGCCCTGCCTTTTCTTTTTATTCAGCCATCAAAAACGGCAGATATCACCCAGGTATATGCGATAATTCCTTTCCTGAATATCTTGTTTACCTATGGACTTGAAACAGCTTATTTCCGCTTTTCCCAGGAAAAAGAGAAACATCACCTGTACAACACACTCTCTGTTTCCCTTTTTTTAAGCACGCTGGTATTTACCGGGCTATTATTTTTAAGCCGGCATTCCATTGCCGAAGCAGCCAGTCTTGCCGAGCATCCTGAATACCTGACCTGGATGTGCGGTATCATTTTTTTTGATACCCTTGCAACATTACCTTTTGCGCGACTGCGCCAGGAAAACCGACCCCGCCGTTATGCATTTGTGCGAATGTCCGGCATTGTAGTTAACCTGACCATAGTATTGCTTTTCCTGGGTTTTTTACCCGGATATGTTCACCGTAATCCAGATAGTCCACTAAAAATTATTACCAACCTCAACATCGGTATTGGTTATTACCTGATAGGCAACCTCCTTGGCAGTATCAGTACATTCTTATTGCTTTTCAGGGAATTAAAAGACCTTAAATGGGAATTTGATGGCACCCTCTGGAAAGAGGTGATGAAATACAGCTACCCCTTGATTATTGTAGGCCTTGGCGGAATGATCAATGATATGCTTAGCCGGCTGGTGTACCAGCATGTGGTAGATCTTCCGCCCGAACAGGCCAAACATGAACTGGGCATTTTTGCCAACGTTTACCGGCTGGCTGTCATGATCACCATTATGATACAGGCCTTCCGGATGGCCGCCGAACCTTTTTTCTTTAACCAATCCAAACAGGATGGCGCGCAAAAGAGTTATGCCCGTGTGATGAAGTTTTTTGTGATCGCCTGCTGTTTTATGTTTTTGCTGATCGGATTATACCTCGATGTGCTGAAATGGGTCATTACCCTGAAATCAAAAGCCTGGGGGGAAGGCATGTATATTGTTCCGATCCTGGCCATGGGAAATATTTTCCTCGGTATCTATTATAACCTGAGTATCTGGTATAAGTTAACTGGTAAAAACTTATATGGGGCCTATATTACTATTGGTGGTGCCATCCTGACCATTGTGCTGAATATATTGCTGATTCCAAAATTCCACTACCTGGGTGCTGCAATTGCAACTTTCACCTGCTACCTGGTGATGATGGTAAGCAGTTACCTGTTGGGCCAACGCTTCTACCCGATCCCGTATGCCCGGAAAAAACTCTTGTCCTATATAACGTTGGTCGCCTTAATTGTGATGGGCCACCGCCTTGTAACTTATCTATATTCGCCTTTGTGGTTCAGCGTCCTTACCGGCACTATTTTCCTGCTGGCTTTTACGGCTTTTGTGGGAAGGATTGAACAAAAGGACCTGGTAAGGATCCCATATATTGGGAAGTGGGTGACTAAATTGAATGGAAAAAGTTAA